CCCGAGGTGTTGCCGGTTGTTCCGCGCGGGGCCGGGCCGGTCGTTCCGCTCGAGGTGTTGCCGGTCGTTCCCCGTGGGGCGTCGGCAGCCGCTCCGCCTGAAGTGCTGCCGGTTGTTCCGCCCGAGGTGCTGCCGGTCGTTCCGCGCGGGGCCGGGCCAGTTGGTCCGCCTGAGCCCGTGCCGGTCGCGCCCCGCACGGCGCCGCCGCCCGGCCCGCTTCCCCCGCCCCCCCGCTCCAGCAGGCGGGCTGCCGCTGTCGTCGCCGGAGTCAGTACGTCCGACGAGCGCAGGCGGACCAGGACGGCCACGCACTGGGACGCAGCACCCCACGGCAGGGTGCACAGGGCCGTCGCGCCCGGCATCGTGCGGACCGACGGGGCGTCGTCGGGGTCGGCCGTGGGCCAGGGGGCGACGCACACCACCGTGTGCGGGCCGTCGGCGCGAGGGCCGAGGGCGGTGCGCAGTTCCGCGATGGCCATGTCACGCTGCCAGTCGCGTTCGGCGGTGAGCACGGCCCGCAGCTCGCGGCTGAGGTCGGCACCGTGCTGGGCCTCGTCCGCGAGCAGTGCGCCGATCTGGGCCGTGACCTGCATCGCGGCGGACAGCTGGCCTTCGCTCGGGCCGGGGTCGTCGTCCAGCAGCCAGACGTAGCCGTGGACCACGCCCCGGTGACGGACGGGCAGGCAGATCCGGCCCCGATACACCCCGGCCTCCGGCGTCGGCGGGATCCGGACCGGGCCGGTCGCGCGCGTGATGCCGAAGCCCTCGAACCACGCCCGGACCGCTGCCGTCGAGCGGCGGGTGAGGATCGAGCGGGTGCGCACCGGGTCCAGGGCCGACGGGTCGAGGTCGCCCTCACTGTCGTACGCGCCGAAGGCGAGCAGCTCGAAGTCCCGGTTCTCCAGCGTCGCGGGCGCCCCGAGCAGCTCCGAGATCTCGTCGACCAGCTCCTCGTAGTCACCCCTGTGTTCCGACGTCATCCAGGCATTGTCCCGCACTCCAGAGACCCCTTCATACATCTGTCTGAGATCTGCGGCACGGATGCGTGACAGCTGTCGATGGCCGACGATCGGAGGGATCCTTAGGTTTCACGGTGGTTCTCCGTGCCGTACCCGAAGCGTCATCCGCCCGGGGTCCGGCCATCCGTTGGTTGTGCTCTGGAGGTGCCCCGTGCTGGGTCCCGTGATTCTCGCCGCGTCGCGCAGCGACCGGATGCGACGCCTGGTTTCGGCGGCACCGGTGACCAAGCAGGTCGTCGACCGTTTCATCCCCGGCGAGGGCGTCGACGACATGGTTCCGGTCATCCGGGAGCTCACCGGGCGGGGCATGGAGCTGACGATGGACGTCGTCGGCGAGGACATCACCAACCCCGTCCAGGCCGCCGCCGCGCGGGACGCCTACCTGGAGCTGATCGACCGCCTGAAGCCGCTGGAACTCGGCACCCGCGCCGAGATGTCGGTGAAACTGTCGATGTTCGGGCAGGCGCTGGACGGCGGCCACGAACTGGCCCTCGCCAACGTCCGCCCGGTCGTCGAGGCCG
The genomic region above belongs to Streptomyces coeruleorubidus and contains:
- a CDS encoding PucR family transcriptional regulator, translating into MTSEHRGDYEELVDEISELLGAPATLENRDFELLAFGAYDSEGDLDPSALDPVRTRSILTRRSTAAVRAWFEGFGITRATGPVRIPPTPEAGVYRGRICLPVRHRGVVHGYVWLLDDDPGPSEGQLSAAMQVTAQIGALLADEAQHGADLSRELRAVLTAERDWQRDMAIAELRTALGPRADGPHTVVCVAPWPTADPDDAPSVRTMPGATALCTLPWGAASQCVAVLVRLRSSDVLTPATTAAARLLERGGGGSGPGGGAVRGATGTGSGGPTGPAPRGTTGSTSGGTTGSTSGGAAADAPRGTTGNTSSGTTGPAPRGTTGNTSGGAAAGASGRPATGTPSSGAGGAGGSPAQGPAGGPRGASAAARPEQPGASSHGPTGTAASGPAGRPSRGAGGPAAGVATPRSGLAELGTAWWEASAAARAASAEPRLGPVAQWASIGPFRLLTALPPEVARDPAVHALLFPVHQELARTAEVYLDCAGQAARAAAELGIHRQTLYYRLSRIEKLTGLDLDDGEDRLLLHMALKGARLAQGQDIGPSG